Genomic window (Tenuifilum sp. 4138str):
CATGCACTCCTTTCCCCTTCCCATGTTTTTTTTATCCTCAAGAAAAAATTTAAACCCGACTTTTTAAGGGACGACTAACTAAGCGAAATTAAAACACCTTATTTTTATACTCTAAACCTTTTGTACAAGAACTCCCTGTTTACGGGTAATGAGCAATAGGAGAAAAACAATTGCCCCATTCACAATTAAAAGTTCAAACCCAAATTTGTAGCCATTAAACAGAAGGATAGAGTATTTATTCAGGAGATAGCAAGCCAATGGGGAGAAAACCGCAATATATGGTACAAGTTTATCGTTCACCTGAAAACGAGTAAACAGACCAAAGGCATACAGCCCAAGTAGAGGGCCGTAGGTATATCCGGCTATAGTAAAAATGGCATCAATCACTGAGCGGTCGTTGAATGCATTAAAAACAACGATAACAAGTACCATCAGTATTGATATAAAAACATGCACCCACTGCCTAACCCTTCGTAATCTATCCTCGTCCATACCTTTGGTATTCAGGACATCAATGGTAAACGATGTGGTTAAAGCGGTTAAGGCTGAGTCGGCGCTGGAGTATGCGGCAGCAATTAACCCCAGGAAGAACAAAACACCAACTATTTGTGGCAGGTATCCCTGAGTGGCCAGGGTAGGGAACAAATCGTCGGACAGTGCAGGAAGAGGTATGCCCTTCTGTACAGCGAAAGTGTGCAAAAGCACACCAAGCGATAAAAAAATTAGGTTTACTGGTAGAAATGCAAAACCATACCAGTACATGTTTTTGCGGGCATCCTTGAAGTTCCGACAGCTAAGGTTTTTCTGCATCATGTCCTGGTCAAGCCCTGTCATTACTATGGTTATAAATGCGCCACCAAGAAACTGTTTCCAGAAGTAGAATCGCTGGTTTGTATCGTCGAAAAACCAGACTCTGGAAAGCGGACTGCTGCTTACCGCCTTTACAATGCCTGAAAGGCTGAGATTTAAATCGCTTGAAATATAGTAAACACTAAGCGAAACGGCTGTTAACATTGCAATGGCTTGAAATGAATCGGTCCATAGCACCGTGCGCACACCGCCTTTGCGCGTGTAGAGCCAAATCAGTAAAACAGTAATAGACACTGTAACCCAAAAAGGAACGCCCAAAGCATTAAAGATTGAGAGCTGCAATACATTCGAAACAATGAATAACCTGAATGCAGAACCAATTACCCTTGAAACCAAGAAAAGGAATGCCCCGGTTTTATAGGAGTAAAAACCAAAGCGTGCATCCAAGTAGGTGTATATCGATTTAAGATTTAACCGGTAGTAGAGGGGTAAGAGCACGTTTGCCACAACAAAATACCCCAGCAGGTAGCCCAATACCATTTGCATGTATGAAAATTGGCTGGTTAAAACCCATCCCGGAACCGAAATGAAGGTAACACCCGATATGGAGGTTCCTATCATGGCAATGGATACCAAATACCAGGGCGATTTGCGGTTACCAATGAAAAAAGTATCGTTATTGGAATTGCGCGAAGTGAAATAGGAAATCACAAAGAGAGTTAAGAAATATCCAATGATTACAGCAATAATCAGGCTTGTTGACATACGGCAATAAATTTGAGCCAACAAGTGTATGAAAAAATCTACACATTACAAAAACTACTCAAGGCTGCAAACCTATTTGAGCGAAAATCGTTTAATGTATCATTGCAATAATCTACTCTTATTAACTAGATTTGCCAAACAAACGACATTAACATGCAAACCCATACATACCCATCAAAACTGCTGGAGAGAGCCGTTGAGGAATTGGCTAAGCTCCCCGGGATAGGGAATAGAACTGCGCTAAGGTTAGCCCTTCATTTACTTAGGCAGCCTCAAGCCGATGTTGAGCAATTCCTTACTGCTATTGGCGAAATGAAAACAAACATCCATTTCTGCTCAGTTTGTCACAATATTTCCGATACCGATATCTGTTCAATATGTTCATCGCCATCGCGCGATAAAACAACCATTTGTGTGGTTGAAACCATAAAGGATGTGATGAGCATTGAAAATACCATGCAGTACAAAGGTGTTTACCACGTGCTGGGGGGAGTAATAAACCCCATGGAGGGAATTGGCCCAAACGATTTAACCATTAACAGCTTGGTTGAAAGGCTGTCGACCAGCGAGGTAAATGAGGTGATAATGGCTTTAAGCGCCACAACCGAAGGCGATACCACCAACTTCTTCATCTACAAAAAGATTAAAAATTTCCCGGTAATGGTTACCACTCTTGCCCGAGGTGTGGCTTTTGGCAATGAGCTGGAGTATACCGACGAGGTCACCCTTGGCCGCGCCCTGCTTAACCGGGTAAGGTTTGACAATTCTTTCTCCGTGGAATAATTTTTGAACTTTAACAAAAAGATTGTATTTTTAAAACATCATTATTCTATACAAACATGTTCAAGTATTGCTTAACCCTTATAATAGCTGCAACAATTTCGCTTTTTGCTGTTGCCCAATCCAACATTAGCGATTATATTGCCAACGGCAATCAAAAAATTAAGGAAAAGGATTTCAAGGGCGCCCTTGCTGAATTTAAGAATGCGCTCAACGTATCACCTAACGACTCCCTAGCTTTAAATGGAATTATAAGAGCAAATACCCTGCTCGAGGATTACAAGGAGGCTCAACGATGGATTGCCATTGCGCTTGAGGCATACCCCAACAATCCCGACTTCCTGTTTCGTAGGGGAATAATTCAGAACTTAAATGGTTACCACGATAAGGCTATTGAGGACTTTGAAAGCGCCCTCGGCCAAAACCCTAACACTTCGCTCAAGGTTCAAATCTTACTGAATAAGGCTTCGGCCCATTTTAAGATTGAACAGCTTTCAGAATCGCTAGCCGATTACAACAAAGTAGTGGAACTGGATCCGCGCAATTTTAATGCCTACAACTTCCGAGGGCTTGTTAACTTCAGGCTTGGCTACTATATCGATGCCGTTACCGATTACACAACCGCTATCGACCTCGACCCAACATCTCCTCTACCCTACTACAACAGGGGCATGAGCCTGCTTAAGCTGAATGAAAACCAAAAAGCCTGCGCCGATTTTCGTAAGGCATGCCAAATGGGGT
Coding sequences:
- a CDS encoding tetratricopeptide repeat protein; the protein is MFKYCLTLIIAATISLFAVAQSNISDYIANGNQKIKEKDFKGALAEFKNALNVSPNDSLALNGIIRANTLLEDYKEAQRWIAIALEAYPNNPDFLFRRGIIQNLNGYHDKAIEDFESALGQNPNTSLKVQILLNKASAHFKIEQLSESLADYNKVVELDPRNFNAYNFRGLVNFRLGYYIDAVTDYTTAIDLDPTSPLPYYNRGMSLLKLNENQKACADFRKACQMGYMNSCKMVVAECGAR
- the recR gene encoding recombination mediator RecR encodes the protein MQTHTYPSKLLERAVEELAKLPGIGNRTALRLALHLLRQPQADVEQFLTAIGEMKTNIHFCSVCHNISDTDICSICSSPSRDKTTICVVETIKDVMSIENTMQYKGVYHVLGGVINPMEGIGPNDLTINSLVERLSTSEVNEVIMALSATTEGDTTNFFIYKKIKNFPVMVTTLARGVAFGNELEYTDEVTLGRALLNRVRFDNSFSVE
- a CDS encoding sodium:solute symporter; this encodes MSTSLIIAVIIGYFLTLFVISYFTSRNSNNDTFFIGNRKSPWYLVSIAMIGTSISGVTFISVPGWVLTSQFSYMQMVLGYLLGYFVVANVLLPLYYRLNLKSIYTYLDARFGFYSYKTGAFLFLVSRVIGSAFRLFIVSNVLQLSIFNALGVPFWVTVSITVLLIWLYTRKGGVRTVLWTDSFQAIAMLTAVSLSVYYISSDLNLSLSGIVKAVSSSPLSRVWFFDDTNQRFYFWKQFLGGAFITIVMTGLDQDMMQKNLSCRNFKDARKNMYWYGFAFLPVNLIFLSLGVLLHTFAVQKGIPLPALSDDLFPTLATQGYLPQIVGVLFFLGLIAAAYSSADSALTALTTSFTIDVLNTKGMDEDRLRRVRQWVHVFISILMVLVIVVFNAFNDRSVIDAIFTIAGYTYGPLLGLYAFGLFTRFQVNDKLVPYIAVFSPLACYLLNKYSILLFNGYKFGFELLIVNGAIVFLLLLITRKQGVLVQKV